From a region of the Xyrauchen texanus isolate HMW12.3.18 chromosome 47, RBS_HiC_50CHRs, whole genome shotgun sequence genome:
- the LOC127638772 gene encoding Schwann cell myelin protein-like, protein MDTAMKIILFSIILQGVWCKWFNISLPEKIEALNGCSVIIKCAFEIEEKYDQDLSETATGVWHKNDTSLTEHVVFNSSSNNHSIKATITGKLKAKDCTTVFYNVDSSHIGKYFFRLEGNGGLKWTYTKTSVSVDVINSPHNPTVKLYVDEKEVQSQQEVLEGSSVCLSCSAETLCSSPPATLTWSSSSRLPFSLQEKQNQNKLISHLNFTATPLQHTATFTCTVTYQLQDNNKSAHSNLTLHVTYAPKISISSSCNRTDVTVCLCEVDGNPSPKLEWHLSGRPVTNSTIMSISEERLSSTVLRSFITLHHSLTHTSTVQCVTTNTHGNDKHLFQWLLYAQESTECQQASVPLLILLTLILLLYALTVGLGLYKIRQLSTKIKAQNEAGTYASLQLSAPSSDYETLNVNKVDK, encoded by the exons atggacacagcaatgaaaatcATTCTTTTCAGTATTATATTACAAG gTGTTTGGTGTAAGTGGTTCAACATCAGTCTCCCAGAGAAGATTGAAGCTCTGAATGGATGTAGTGTGATTATTAAGTGTGCATTTGAGATTGAAGAAAAATATGACCAAGACCTCTCTGAGACTGCAACAGGAGTGTGGCATAAAAATGACACTAGTCTGACAGAGCATGTAGTGTTTAACTCCAGCAGCAATAATCACTCAATTAAAGCGACTATAACTGGAAAATTAAAAGCCAAGGACTGCACCACTGTCTTTTATAATGTAGATTCAAGTCACATTGGCAAATATTTCTTCAGGCTTGAGGGTAATGGTGGACTGAAATGGACCTACACAAAAACCTCAGTTTCAGTAGATGTTATCA ACTCTCCTCATAACCCCACAGTGAAGTTGTATGTGGATGAGAAGGAGGTGCAGAGTCAGCAGGAGGTGTTGGAGGGGAGCTCTGTGTGTCTGTCCTGCTCTGCTGAGACTCTCTGTTCCTCTCCTCCAGCAACTCTCACATGGAGCTCCTCTTCCAGACTTCCCTTCAGTCTACAGGAGAAGCAGAATCAAAATAAACTCATCTCTCATCTCAATTTCACTGCTACTCCCCTTCAACACACAGCCACTTTCACCTGCACTGTCACCTACCAGCTACAGGACAACAACAAATCAGCACACAGCAACCTCACATTACATGTTACAT ATGCCCCTAAAATCTCTATCTCGTCCAGCTGTAACAGAACTGATGTAaccgtgtgtttgtgtgaggttGATGGAAATCCCTCTCCTAAACTGGAGTGGCATCTGTCTGGACGTCCTGTCACTAACTCTACAATCATGTCCATCAGTGAAGAGCGATTGAGCAGCACAGTTTTGAGGAGCTTCATCACTCTtcatcactcactaacacacacatccaCTGTGCAGTGTGTCACCACAAACACTCATGGCAATGACAAACATCTGTTCCAATGGCTTCTCTATGCTCAAGAGTCAACAG AATGTCAACAGGCTTCAGTTCCACTCCTGATCCTTTTAACACTGATTCTCCTCCTGTATGCTCTGACTGTTGGACTTGGCCTCTACAAAATTAGACA aTTGTCCACCAAGATAAAG GCACAGAATGAGGCTGGCACTTATGCGTCTCTTCAGCTCTCTGCTCCAAGCTCTGATTATGAGACTTTGAATGTCAATAAAGTtgacaaatga